One region of Deltaproteobacteria bacterium genomic DNA includes:
- a CDS encoding carbamoyltransferase C-terminal domain-containing protein — translation MYVLGFNCYVFNSAAVLLRDGVPVAAAQQERFDRNRHTGEFPKDAIAYCLAQEGIGLKDVDHVAFHWRPFHDFHRRLGQIARGMPASLRFWNSHGGRWWNMIRAPEDLRRHFPEATKQRPRFWRVRHHLCHGSSAFFCAPFDEAAILTVDGSGEMATTTLAHGRGSEIETLGEVYFPHSLGYLYVSLTHYLGFKPDSDEYKVMALSALGQPTFRKDFEEIVTLEGEGSFRLDLDYFGFQHGIRDPWVSPRFIERFGPLRRRGEPLEQRHYDIAFALQKRVEDVVLHLARGLKARTGSRNLAYAGGVALNSVLNTRLREELGFDEVFVQPGANDAGTALGAALYVWRHHLKQDTRCDFRSAALGPAFPDEACQAALAGRPHEVLGEEALLERTAKALAAGKVVGWFQGRMEFGPRALGHRSILADPRPAEMKDRINAKVKHREGFRPFAPAVPLEEASTFFDSTRPSPFMLYVVPIREAWVDRLAAVAHVDGTARLQTVEREVDPLFWGLLRAFEKESGVPVILNTSFNVMGEPIVCTPEDAVACYDGTGIDALALGPCWVEKPE, via the coding sequence ATGTATGTCCTGGGATTCAACTGCTACGTCTTCAACTCGGCCGCCGTCCTCCTGCGCGACGGCGTGCCGGTGGCGGCGGCGCAGCAGGAGCGCTTCGACCGCAACCGCCACACCGGCGAGTTCCCGAAGGACGCGATCGCCTACTGCCTGGCCCAGGAGGGCATCGGGCTGAAGGACGTGGATCACGTCGCCTTCCACTGGCGTCCCTTCCACGACTTCCACCGCCGCCTGGGCCAGATCGCCCGGGGGATGCCCGCCTCCCTGCGCTTCTGGAACAGCCACGGGGGCCGGTGGTGGAACATGATCCGGGCCCCCGAGGATCTCCGCCGCCACTTCCCGGAGGCGACGAAGCAGCGGCCTCGCTTCTGGAGGGTCCGCCACCACCTCTGCCACGGCTCGAGCGCCTTCTTCTGCGCTCCCTTCGACGAGGCCGCCATCCTGACGGTGGACGGCTCCGGCGAGATGGCCACCACCACCCTGGCTCACGGGCGCGGCTCGGAGATCGAGACCCTGGGCGAGGTCTACTTCCCCCACTCCCTCGGCTACCTCTACGTCTCCCTGACCCACTACCTCGGCTTCAAGCCCGACAGCGACGAGTACAAGGTGATGGCGCTCTCGGCGCTCGGGCAGCCGACCTTCCGGAAGGACTTCGAGGAGATCGTCACCCTCGAGGGTGAGGGGAGCTTCCGCCTCGACCTCGACTACTTCGGCTTCCAGCACGGCATCCGGGATCCCTGGGTCTCCCCGCGCTTCATCGAGCGCTTCGGTCCCCTGCGCCGGCGGGGAGAGCCCCTCGAGCAGCGGCACTACGACATCGCCTTCGCCCTGCAGAAGCGCGTGGAGGACGTCGTCCTCCACCTCGCCCGCGGGCTGAAGGCGCGCACCGGGAGCCGCAACCTGGCCTACGCCGGCGGCGTCGCCCTCAACTCGGTCCTCAACACCCGCCTCCGGGAGGAGCTGGGCTTCGACGAGGTCTTCGTCCAGCCCGGCGCCAACGACGCCGGGACGGCGCTGGGCGCCGCGCTCTACGTCTGGCGCCACCACCTGAAGCAGGACACCCGCTGCGACTTCCGCTCGGCGGCCCTCGGCCCGGCCTTCCCGGACGAGGCCTGCCAGGCCGCCCTCGCCGGCCGCCCCCACGAGGTCCTCGGCGAGGAGGCCCTCCTCGAGCGCACGGCCAAGGCCCTCGCCGCGGGCAAGGTCGTCGGCTGGTTCCAGGGCCGGATGGAGTTCGGCCCCCGGGCCCTCGGCCACCGCTCGATCCTGGCGGATCCGCGGCCCGCCGAGATGAAGGACCGGATCAACGCCAAGGTGAAGCACCGGGAGGGCTTCCGCCCCTTCGCCCCCGCCGTGCCCCTGGAGGAGGCCAGCACCTTCTTCGACTCCACCCGCCCCTCGCCCTTCATGCTCTACGTCGTGCCCATCCGCGAGGCGTGGGTCGACCGGCTGGCGGCGGTGGCGCACGTGGATGGCACGGCCCGGCTGCAGACCGTCGAGCGCGAGGTCGACCCCCTCTTCTGGGGGCTGCTGCGCGCCTTCGAGAAGGAGAGCGGCGTCCCGGTGATCCTGAACACCTCCTTCAACGTGATGGGGGAGCCCATCGTCTGCACGCCGGAGGACGCGGTCGCCTGCTACGACGGCACGGGCATCGACGCCCTGGCGCTGGGCCCCTGCTGGGTCGAGAAGCCCGAGTGA
- a CDS encoding type IV pilus twitching motility protein PilT encodes MARIDKFIDALFQFGADELRIVAGMRAILVTGQEARPVTHQDATSAQVVELLREIAPEVHHPELEVDGAFSFEHRSGQGKVKVTVGRVGDQITASLRPVPEEPDGESALEALRAWTQEESVGEVELDAPDTGVFIPEAGISLAEAPDAIELDDVPETGAGFPDLLEREREPVPDVAAGATRAPDSEYPAPPEAPPSAPVAVSSPGGAAEIDAFFRRMQDEGCSDLHLTSGQPPLFRLDGSMVSLMGDGRLSAETVHRLVLEITPEKNRREFEELHDTDFAYEIPGLARFRANLFMDRNGPGAVFRIIPAEILSAKQLGLPPAVMNLCELRKGLVLVTGPTGSGKSTTLAAMIDHINRSRDEHIITIEDPIEFVHPQHKCLINQREVGVHTKGFKQALRAALREDPDIVLVGEMRDLETVAIAIETAETGHLVFGTLHTNTAASTIDRIIDQFPADRQAQIRTMLSESLKGVIAQTLCKKVGGGRVAALEVLIVTASVANLIREGKTFQIPSIMQTGRSAGMTTLNESLLRLLKSRLISPEEAVTKSVARAEMRQTLMEKGIVVRE; translated from the coding sequence ATGGCACGCATCGACAAGTTCATCGACGCGCTCTTCCAGTTCGGCGCCGACGAGCTGCGCATCGTGGCCGGGATGCGGGCCATCCTGGTGACCGGCCAGGAGGCCCGGCCGGTGACCCACCAGGACGCCACCTCCGCCCAGGTGGTCGAGCTGCTGCGGGAGATCGCCCCCGAGGTGCACCACCCGGAGCTGGAGGTGGACGGCGCCTTCTCCTTCGAGCACCGCTCGGGCCAGGGCAAGGTGAAGGTGACCGTGGGGCGAGTGGGCGACCAGATCACCGCCTCCCTGCGGCCGGTGCCCGAGGAGCCCGACGGGGAGTCGGCCCTCGAGGCCCTGCGGGCCTGGACCCAGGAGGAGTCCGTCGGGGAGGTCGAGCTCGACGCGCCCGACACCGGCGTCTTCATCCCCGAGGCCGGGATCTCGCTGGCCGAGGCGCCCGACGCCATCGAGCTGGACGACGTTCCGGAGACCGGGGCCGGCTTCCCGGACCTCCTCGAGCGGGAGCGCGAGCCGGTGCCGGACGTCGCGGCGGGCGCCACCCGGGCGCCCGACTCCGAGTACCCGGCGCCCCCCGAGGCGCCGCCCTCCGCCCCGGTGGCGGTCTCCTCCCCGGGAGGCGCGGCGGAGATCGATGCCTTCTTCCGGAGGATGCAGGACGAGGGCTGCTCGGATCTGCACCTCACCAGCGGGCAGCCGCCCCTCTTCCGACTCGACGGCTCGATGGTGTCGTTGATGGGCGACGGGCGGCTCTCGGCCGAGACGGTGCACCGCCTGGTCCTGGAGATCACCCCGGAGAAGAACCGGCGGGAGTTCGAGGAGCTCCACGACACCGACTTCGCCTACGAGATCCCGGGGCTCGCGCGCTTCCGGGCCAACCTCTTCATGGACCGGAACGGCCCGGGCGCCGTCTTCCGGATCATCCCGGCCGAGATCCTCTCCGCGAAGCAGCTCGGGCTGCCCCCGGCGGTGATGAACCTCTGCGAGCTGCGCAAGGGGCTCGTGCTGGTGACCGGCCCCACCGGCTCCGGCAAGTCGACGACCCTGGCGGCGATGATCGACCACATCAACCGCAGCCGGGACGAGCACATCATCACCATCGAGGACCCCATCGAGTTCGTGCACCCCCAGCACAAGTGCCTGATCAACCAGCGGGAGGTGGGGGTCCACACGAAGGGCTTCAAGCAGGCCCTGCGCGCGGCCCTCCGAGAGGATCCGGACATCGTCCTGGTGGGTGAGATGCGGGATCTGGAGACGGTGGCCATCGCCATCGAGACCGCCGAGACCGGTCACCTGGTCTTCGGGACGCTCCACACCAACACCGCGGCCTCCACCATCGACCGGATCATCGACCAGTTCCCGGCGGACCGTCAGGCCCAGATCCGGACCATGCTCTCCGAGTCCCTGAAGGGGGTCATCGCCCAGACCCTCTGCAAGAAGGTGGGGGGAGGACGGGTCGCCGCCCTCGAGGTGCTGATCGTCACCGCCTCGGTGGCCAACCTGATCCGCGAGGGCAAGACCTTCCAGATCCCCTCGATCATGCAGACCGGCCGGAGCGCCGGGATGACCACCCTCAACGAGTCGCTCCTGCGCCTGCTCAAGAGCCGGCTGATCTCTCCGGAGGAGGCGGTCACCAAGTCGGTGGCCCGCGCCGAGATGCGCCAGACCCTGATGGAGAAGGGGATCGTCGTCCGCGAGTAG
- a CDS encoding redoxin domain-containing protein has protein sequence MECKSLRESGEAIRRYEVAYYAASVDPVEKNTEFAKKLELDYPILSDPGKEVARAYGVLLKGVGVASRHTFYIGKDGKILKVDRDVSPSTAGADVARTLAELGVALREAQPSE, from the coding sequence ATGGAGTGCAAGTCGCTCCGTGAGAGCGGCGAGGCCATCCGGCGCTACGAGGTCGCCTACTACGCGGCGAGCGTCGATCCCGTGGAGAAGAACACCGAGTTCGCCAAGAAGCTCGAGCTCGACTACCCCATCCTCTCCGACCCGGGGAAGGAGGTCGCCCGCGCCTACGGGGTGCTCCTCAAGGGGGTCGGCGTGGCGAGCCGCCACACCTTCTACATCGGCAAGGACGGGAAGATCCTGAAGGTCGACCGGGACGTCAGCCCCTCGACGGCCGGCGCGGATGTCGCGCGCACCCTCGCCGAGTTGGGGGTAGCGCTGCGCGAGGCGCAGCCCTCCGAGTAG
- a CDS encoding redoxin domain-containing protein → MKTRNTIAVAAALLSSACAHGQQLDPGTSAPPFELAGSDGRQHALADHLGKEVVVLAWFPKAFTGG, encoded by the coding sequence ATGAAGACGCGCAACACGATCGCCGTCGCCGCGGCGCTCCTGTCCTCCGCCTGCGCCCACGGGCAGCAGCTGGACCCGGGCACCTCGGCCCCCCCCTTCGAGCTGGCGGGCTCCGATGGACGGCAGCACGCCCTGGCGGACCACCTCGGCAAGGAGGTGGTCGTCCTGGCCTGGTTCCCCAAGGCCTTCACCGGCGGGTGA
- a CDS encoding chaperone NapD has product MEYSGILIAARPEAMDEVRRAVDGLEAFEVHRFHPEEGRMIAVQEAATNEASKEGLRRIQALPGVLFAELVYHLVDEHREPHEGE; this is encoded by the coding sequence ATGGAGTACTCAGGGATCCTCATAGCGGCCCGGCCGGAGGCGATGGACGAGGTCCGTCGCGCCGTCGACGGCCTGGAGGCGTTCGAGGTCCACCGCTTCCACCCCGAGGAGGGCCGGATGATCGCGGTCCAGGAGGCCGCGACCAACGAGGCCTCGAAGGAGGGGCTTCGGAGGATCCAGGCCCTGCCCGGGGTCCTCTTCGCCGAGCTCGTCTATCACCTGGTCGACGAGCACCGAGAACCGCACGAGGGAGAGTAG
- the napA gene encoding nitrate reductase catalytic subunit NapA, with translation MANLDRRDFLKTSVAAAAAATVGLSAREAAAEVLEEGWKWDKGACRFCGVGCGIQIATRKGKVVAVKGDPDSPVNRGILCAKGYANALIPYGDDRLTRPLLRMKDGKFDKSGDFVPVSWERAFDEMEAQFKKAHGELGPTGVGIMGSGQYTIQEGYAAVKLAKAGWRTNNLDPNARHCMASAVAAFIQTFGIDEPSGCYDDLELTDTAVLWGANMAEMHPMLWSRIVDKRLAGGKYQIVNLTTISNRSSQLADLEIVFKPQTDLAIWNFLAREVIKRKAMDKKFVDAHCVFATGPYDIGYGMRGSDAFAYEAEKDTQLRERVVVLTKEEAIAQRKPVGTRTAYEQKNVASAGKHWQITFKDFQKALEPYTLDFVANLANGDPDEPIESFKKKLKQLADLYVDKQRKIVSLWTMGMNQHTRGTWVNEQAYMVHLLTGRQAKPGNGAFSLTGQPSACGTAREVGTFAHRLPADMVVANPKHREISEKHWKLPAKTLNPKIGSHITQQMRDIEDGSMKWLWVQVTNPFQSTANANHWIKAARKNDAFVVVSDVYPTLSCKVADLILPSAIIFEKWGAYGNSERRTQVWRQQVPPPGEARSDVWQIMEFAKRFKLSEVWGEQSIPGLQAEGFEDGKLPDVLAEAGKLGYSPDDTLYDVLFERPLAGTFAWPDPVAKGADNCTVDAAGITWFPEKALFEDYAAFGRGHAHDLAPFDLLFADDVRGLRWPVVDGKETRWRFNEEHDPYVKKGAGFEFYGGALKAIPKGNLDEVTKPEPQSVAGRAKIFFRPYAAPAESPDEAFDLWLATGRVMEHWHSGTMTRRVPELHNAVPVATLAMHPKDATARKVKHGHLVWVESRRGKIQARVEIGGRNKVPRGTVYVPWFDESVFINKLTLDATCPISKETDFKKCAVKVYAAEAVAAAPAVEEAR, from the coding sequence ATGGCCAATCTCGATCGCCGTGATTTCTTGAAGACCTCCGTCGCCGCCGCCGCGGCCGCGACGGTGGGGCTCTCCGCCCGGGAGGCCGCCGCCGAGGTCCTGGAGGAGGGCTGGAAGTGGGACAAGGGGGCCTGCCGCTTCTGTGGCGTGGGCTGCGGCATCCAGATCGCCACCAGGAAGGGCAAGGTGGTCGCGGTGAAGGGCGACCCGGACAGCCCCGTCAACCGTGGCATCCTCTGCGCCAAGGGCTACGCTAACGCCCTGATCCCCTACGGCGACGATCGCCTCACCCGGCCCCTGCTCCGGATGAAGGACGGCAAGTTCGACAAGAGCGGTGACTTCGTGCCGGTCTCCTGGGAGCGGGCCTTCGACGAGATGGAGGCCCAGTTCAAGAAAGCCCACGGCGAGCTCGGCCCCACGGGCGTCGGCATCATGGGCTCAGGCCAGTACACCATCCAGGAGGGCTACGCCGCGGTGAAGCTCGCCAAGGCGGGCTGGCGGACCAACAACCTCGATCCCAACGCCCGCCACTGCATGGCCTCGGCGGTGGCCGCCTTCATCCAGACCTTCGGCATCGACGAGCCCTCGGGCTGCTACGACGACCTCGAGCTCACCGACACCGCGGTGCTCTGGGGCGCGAACATGGCCGAGATGCACCCCATGCTCTGGTCACGCATCGTCGACAAGCGGCTGGCCGGCGGCAAGTACCAGATCGTGAACCTCACCACGATCAGCAACCGCAGCTCGCAGCTCGCCGATCTGGAGATCGTCTTCAAGCCGCAGACCGATCTGGCGATCTGGAACTTCCTGGCCCGCGAGGTCATCAAGCGCAAGGCGATGGACAAGAAGTTCGTCGACGCGCACTGCGTCTTCGCCACCGGCCCCTACGACATCGGCTACGGGATGCGGGGGAGCGATGCCTTCGCCTACGAGGCCGAGAAGGACACCCAGCTTCGCGAGCGGGTGGTCGTCCTCACCAAGGAGGAGGCCATCGCCCAGCGCAAGCCCGTGGGGACCCGCACTGCCTACGAGCAGAAGAACGTCGCCAGCGCGGGCAAGCACTGGCAGATCACCTTCAAGGACTTCCAGAAGGCCCTCGAGCCCTACACCCTCGACTTCGTGGCCAACCTGGCCAATGGGGATCCGGACGAGCCGATCGAGTCCTTCAAGAAGAAGCTGAAGCAGCTCGCCGACCTCTACGTCGACAAGCAGCGCAAGATCGTCTCGCTCTGGACGATGGGCATGAACCAGCACACCCGCGGCACCTGGGTGAACGAGCAGGCCTACATGGTGCACCTGCTCACCGGGCGCCAGGCCAAGCCGGGCAACGGCGCCTTCTCGCTCACCGGGCAGCCCTCGGCCTGCGGCACCGCCCGCGAGGTCGGCACCTTCGCGCACCGCCTTCCCGCCGACATGGTGGTGGCCAACCCCAAGCACCGGGAGATCAGCGAGAAGCACTGGAAGCTCCCGGCGAAGACCCTCAACCCCAAGATCGGCAGCCACATCACCCAGCAGATGCGCGACATCGAGGACGGGTCGATGAAGTGGCTCTGGGTCCAGGTCACCAACCCCTTCCAGTCCACGGCCAACGCCAACCACTGGATCAAGGCGGCCCGAAAGAACGACGCCTTCGTGGTGGTCTCGGACGTCTACCCGACCCTCTCCTGCAAGGTCGCCGACCTGATCCTCCCCTCGGCGATCATCTTCGAGAAGTGGGGTGCCTACGGGAACTCGGAGCGCCGCACCCAGGTCTGGCGGCAGCAGGTCCCGCCGCCGGGCGAGGCCCGCTCCGACGTCTGGCAGATCATGGAGTTCGCCAAGCGCTTCAAGCTCTCCGAGGTCTGGGGTGAGCAGAGCATCCCCGGCCTGCAGGCCGAGGGCTTCGAGGACGGCAAGCTCCCCGACGTGCTGGCCGAGGCCGGGAAGCTCGGCTACTCGCCCGACGATACCCTCTACGACGTGCTCTTCGAGAGGCCCCTCGCCGGAACCTTCGCCTGGCCCGATCCGGTGGCGAAGGGCGCGGACAACTGCACGGTCGACGCCGCGGGCATCACCTGGTTCCCGGAGAAGGCCCTCTTCGAGGACTACGCCGCCTTCGGCCGGGGGCACGCCCACGACCTGGCGCCCTTCGACCTGCTCTTCGCCGACGACGTGCGCGGCCTGCGCTGGCCAGTGGTCGACGGCAAGGAGACGAGGTGGCGCTTCAACGAGGAGCACGATCCCTACGTGAAGAAGGGCGCGGGCTTCGAGTTCTACGGTGGCGCCCTCAAGGCCATCCCCAAGGGGAACCTGGACGAGGTCACCAAGCCGGAGCCGCAGTCGGTGGCCGGCCGGGCGAAGATCTTCTTCCGCCCCTACGCGGCCCCCGCCGAGTCGCCGGACGAGGCCTTCGATCTCTGGCTGGCCACCGGCCGGGTGATGGAGCACTGGCACAGCGGGACGATGACCCGCCGGGTCCCCGAGCTGCACAACGCCGTGCCCGTCGCGACGCTGGCGATGCACCCGAAGGACGCGACCGCGCGGAAGGTGAAGCACGGTCACCTGGTCTGGGTCGAGTCGCGGCGCGGCAAGATCCAGGCACGGGTCGAGATCGGGGGACGCAACAAGGTTCCCCGGGGGACCGTCTACGTTCCCTGGTTCGACGAGAGCGTCTTCATCAACAAGCTGACGCTCGACGCGACCTGCCCGATCTCCAAGGAGACCGACTTCAAGAAGTGCGCGGTCAAGGTCTACGCCGCCGAGGCCGTGGCCGCCGCCCCGGCCGTCGAGGAGGCCCGCTGA
- a CDS encoding nitrate reductase cytochrome c-type subunit, with amino-acid sequence MRSLTLLSLALLITACSGAAPAPDKAPEPPPADEGATETAEAPAPAPASIPESEIGLGSYDVFEAGTPMAPVAEGSEPGEGPKHPRAHPMAAPVIPHGVADLDPITRESNACVDCHEVKEKTEGEPTPMPPSHYTDLRNAPEKVGEKVAGARWVCISCHVARTDQAPLVGNSFGG; translated from the coding sequence ATGCGCTCTCTCACTCTTCTCTCGCTCGCACTGCTGATCACCGCCTGCTCGGGCGCGGCCCCGGCGCCGGACAAGGCTCCCGAGCCGCCGCCCGCCGACGAGGGCGCGACCGAGACCGCCGAGGCCCCGGCGCCGGCCCCCGCGTCGATCCCCGAGTCCGAGATCGGCCTGGGGAGCTACGACGTCTTCGAGGCCGGCACGCCGATGGCGCCGGTGGCGGAGGGCTCCGAGCCCGGTGAGGGCCCGAAGCACCCCCGCGCCCACCCCATGGCCGCGCCGGTGATCCCGCACGGCGTCGCCGACCTCGATCCCATCACCCGGGAGAGCAACGCCTGCGTCGACTGCCACGAGGTGAAGGAGAAGACCGAGGGCGAGCCCACCCCCATGCCGCCGAGCCACTACACCGACCTGCGCAACGCGCCGGAGAAGGTGGGGGAGAAGGTGGCCGGAGCGCGCTGGGTCTGCATCTCCTGCCACGTGGCCCGCACCGACCAGGCGCCGCTGGTCGGCAACTCCTTCGGGGGTTGA
- a CDS encoding SGNH/GDSL hydrolase family protein, which translates to MRAAEQGAGSKGERGRISHGLLAGFAAYLAGTPFVVVNMDEGDLDLTSYWLLLRLALVQVVASHLALLVSPPPEARRFWVRESATYAFLFVALLALFWGLINLGEVTERFRGLLPAFVAGVAVIWGVRRWSGVRRTLAAYLAAGLAVVAFLSTSSARGEQADWGEARGAPPDLVGFPPSRTDVTDGSLYLNKDGYPLMTFRYNRLGFRDEEPVAELKEGQRRVLIVGDSFVWGDGIATNEETIGYQLRQALEARAPGAYVVMSLAFPGNGFHGYERAIQAAGRHFPPDLIIVGSLGRSDADPLDAQRLQESLPSSTLFRNLIWNLKILQRVHVVAVVHREHFWESEANMERNLGILERIARDAAAAGRKVILLHYLERYPLSGMPGMVEFELPEELRYPNHRNEYWYEKDFHPKATLNAKLGVLLAERVLEQVPPAR; encoded by the coding sequence GTGAGGGCCGCGGAACAGGGCGCAGGATCGAAGGGCGAGCGGGGGCGGATCAGCCACGGGCTCCTCGCGGGCTTCGCGGCCTACCTGGCGGGGACCCCCTTCGTCGTCGTCAACATGGACGAGGGCGATCTCGATCTGACCAGCTACTGGCTCCTCCTGCGGCTCGCCCTCGTGCAGGTCGTGGCCAGCCACCTCGCCCTGCTCGTCTCACCGCCGCCGGAGGCGCGCCGCTTCTGGGTGCGGGAGAGCGCGACCTACGCGTTCCTCTTCGTGGCGCTGCTCGCGCTCTTCTGGGGTCTCATCAACCTCGGCGAGGTCACCGAGCGATTCCGGGGCCTGCTCCCGGCCTTCGTCGCGGGCGTGGCCGTGATCTGGGGCGTCCGACGCTGGTCGGGGGTCCGGCGGACCCTGGCCGCCTACCTCGCCGCCGGCCTCGCGGTGGTCGCCTTCCTCTCGACCTCGTCGGCGCGAGGGGAGCAGGCGGACTGGGGCGAGGCCCGGGGTGCCCCCCCGGACCTGGTGGGCTTCCCTCCCTCCAGGACCGATGTCACCGACGGGTCGCTCTACCTGAACAAGGACGGCTATCCGCTGATGACCTTCCGCTACAACCGCCTGGGCTTCCGGGACGAGGAGCCGGTGGCGGAGCTGAAGGAGGGGCAGCGGAGGGTCCTCATCGTCGGAGACTCCTTCGTGTGGGGGGACGGGATCGCGACGAACGAGGAGACCATCGGCTACCAGCTGCGCCAGGCGCTCGAGGCCCGGGCCCCGGGCGCCTACGTGGTGATGAGCCTCGCCTTCCCCGGCAACGGCTTCCACGGCTACGAGCGGGCCATCCAGGCCGCGGGCCGGCACTTCCCCCCCGATCTGATCATCGTGGGCTCCCTGGGGCGCTCCGACGCCGACCCGCTGGACGCCCAGCGGCTCCAGGAGAGCCTGCCGAGCTCGACGCTCTTCCGGAACCTGATCTGGAACCTCAAGATCCTCCAGCGCGTCCACGTCGTCGCGGTGGTCCACCGGGAGCACTTCTGGGAGTCGGAGGCGAACATGGAGCGCAACCTGGGCATCCTGGAGCGCATCGCCCGGGACGCGGCCGCTGCCGGACGCAAGGTGATCCTGCTGCACTACCTCGAGCGCTACCCCCTGTCGGGGATGCCGGGCATGGTCGAGTTCGAGCTCCCCGAGGAGCTGCGCTACCCCAACCATCGCAACGAGTACTGGTACGAGAAGGACTTCCACCCCAAGGCGACCCTCAACGCGAAGCTGGGCGTGCTGCTGGCCGAGCGAGTGCTGGAGCAAGTGCCTCCGGCTCGGTAG
- a CDS encoding YiiX/YebB-like N1pC/P60 family cysteine hydrolase yields the protein MNRKRWAFLGGALCLGVGVLVMVQCTGVRTHVKPPPPEIRDQQTRDWLVEIRSLAEAGDWLAIRGYHSTDDLVVTATNSPISHVALFDLEGEQIVEAIGSGVQQRALKDFVHESHRVLLIRPKWWTREAGLDAIARARETVGKKYDFLGTVGLPSKKRFYCSELATWAYAEHHQENEHLPKVIEPGQLYLWGEILFDSGSRD from the coding sequence ATGAACCGCAAGCGCTGGGCCTTCCTCGGGGGCGCCCTCTGCCTGGGCGTTGGCGTGCTGGTCATGGTGCAGTGCACGGGGGTGCGCACCCACGTGAAGCCCCCGCCCCCGGAGATCCGCGACCAGCAGACCCGGGACTGGCTGGTGGAGATCCGCTCGCTGGCCGAGGCCGGCGACTGGCTGGCCATCCGCGGCTACCACTCCACCGACGATCTGGTGGTCACCGCCACGAACTCTCCCATCTCCCACGTGGCCCTCTTCGATCTCGAGGGGGAGCAGATCGTCGAGGCCATCGGCTCCGGGGTGCAGCAGCGCGCCCTGAAGGACTTCGTCCACGAGTCGCACCGGGTGCTGCTGATCCGGCCCAAGTGGTGGACCCGGGAGGCCGGCCTCGACGCCATCGCGCGGGCGCGGGAGACGGTGGGGAAGAAGTACGACTTCCTGGGCACCGTCGGGCTGCCCTCGAAGAAGCGCTTCTACTGCTCGGAGCTGGCGACCTGGGCCTATGCGGAGCACCACCAGGAGAACGAGCACCTCCCGAAGGTGATCGAGCCGGGGCAGCTCTACCTCTGGGGCGAGATCCTCTTCGACTCCGGCAGCCGGGACTAG